A stretch of DNA from Granulicella pectinivorans:
AAGTTGCATGGCGATGGCTATGAGAGTGGGCTGAGCGGCGGGATGGCGGATGGGCATCTGCTGGCCGGGGCCTATTTTCGGCGAGTGACGCCGAAATCGACCTACACAGCTGGCATGCAGGACTTCAACTTCAATCTGCCGACGGACCTCTTCAGTGGTGACCACCGGCTGACGATGGTTGGGCTTGGGGTGAAGACGAAGGTCGGTGTGGCACAGGTGCAGGGGTTCCTGGGTGCCAGCTCCCCGCGGATGGACAGCCCGTTTGTCCAGGGATTCACACGTCTTGTGCCTGCGGCTGCGGTGCTGATGAAGACTTCGCTTTCGCGCAGCTTGAGTATTTCGACGCAGTTGTTTGATTCGAAGCAGCTTACGTTGATCGAAAGTGCGGAATGGAAACCCCAGCGTGCGCTGGCGTTCGCGGTTTCCGGAGGATTTGCGGGCAACCAGCACTATGCCGCGGCCAGCATGGAGATGAAGCGGCCACGGCAGGATCTGGCGGTGGAGTACATCAGCGCTGGGGATGAGTTCAAACGGACGGGAACACAGGCGGATCAAGCTCTCGAGTTTATCCGCGAGAATCTCTCCTACACCTACCGGTCTTCTCTGGCTCCACGATTCACGTTTACCTTGATTCGGCAGAACTTCCTCGTCCCAGGATCGACGATGGTTCCGGTCGCGACGTATCCGATCAGCACGGACTTCCCTGCTCCCGAGCCGGTGGTTGTTCCGGCGGCGGTGAGCGGGCTGGACGAGGTGTCGCTTGTGGAGCAGGTGAAGAAGCTCCAGCTTTCGCAGTCGGTGTTTCATTCGAGCTACGAGGGAGAATCCAATGTGGCGTTTGCCGTGGCAGCGACGATGCCACTGACGCGGAGGGCCGAGGTGCAGGGCAGCTTCTTCAAGAGCTACCTGCTGCGAAGCGGCGGAAGGTCTGTCTCGTCGCTGGTAACGACGGTGCGAGAGCGACTGACTGGCAGGCTCAGCGTGAGCGAAACGATCAATTATTCGGGTGGACAGGCTACGGTCGGCTTCGGCGGAGCGTTGTTGTCGGGGTTTGGGAGTGTCTCGGTGGACTACCAGACGGTGTACGTGGCGACTCGGCCGGAGAATCCGTTTCAGCAGAGTCTGATGCTGGATGTGCAGATGAGTGTTCTGGGGAGGATGCTGGTCCATGTGGGGACGCTGGTGGGACCGACGGGCAAGCTGTTGTATACGGCGGATGCGAGAGCGGCGCAGGGTTTCTCGCACGCTCCCCGGACGGAAGCGACGCACCATAAGGTGGGGGAGAGTGTGCTTGCGGTGCGGGTCGTGGATGAGGCCGGAAGACCGGTGGAGGGGGCGGCGATCGACATGGGCGGTACGATCGGCTTTACCGACTCCGGGGGTAACTTCGTCCTGCGCGAGAAGAAACCTTCACTGCATGCCTGTCGGGTGGCGGTGGAGGAGTTTCTGGATGGGCGTAGTTACCGTGTGATATCGGCACCGATGCAGTTGGCAAGCGCCAGGGTCGTGCAGGCGCCGGCGGTGATCGTGGTGACGGTGAGTTCACCCTAACGCATTTATGATGAAGGCCACATCCTTCTGCGGTCATTGGCGTCTATACGTTGCATCGAATTTGATTCTGTGAGGTTTCGTTCTTGGCGCAACCACTCGTTCTGCTGATGTTCCTGGCTGTAGTCGTGGGTGGACGCGCGCAGACGGGCACGGGTGGACAGAGGCGCACGCAGACGCAAACGAGCAGTTCGCAGAACATCACATCTCCTTTGAGTACAACGAGCGGAAGCACGACTGATCCTTTTGAACTGAGGGGGCGAGTGCTGAATGCGCGGTCGAATGTGCCAATTGCGCGCGCTCTGGTGAAGCTGGGGCAGAGGGCTGTACTGACAAACCAGGATGGCGTGTTCACGTTTCCGCAGGTGACCAGCACGGCCGGGACGCTGGTGGCGAGCAAGCCGGGGTATTATGCGAGTCCGAGCGGAAACGATACGTATCTGCCATCGCAGACGTTCGTACCGGGGACACCGGTGGATCTGTTGGTGTATCCCGAAGCCCTGATTGCGGGCACGGTGGCGAATGCGGCTGGTGAGGGTTTGCCGAATTTTACGGTGACGGTGCGGCGCAGCTCGTACGACGAAAACGGGCATCACTGGACGCAGGCTGGCACTGCGAGGACGGATAGCGCGGGAGCATACCGGCAGGCGGTTCCTGCGGGAGACTATACGGTGCAGGCGCGCTCAAACGGCAGGACGAGGGGAGATAGCGAGATCTATCTGCCTGTGTCCGTTCCGGCCGACAGCGGCTCGATTGCCGACGCACTGCACTTGAGGCCGGGAGACCAGGTGCAGGTGAATCTTCGACCCGAGTCCAGAAAGGCGTATGTCGTCACGCTGACAAGCGACTCGGATGCGACACGAGGTTTTCCGCGTCTGGTGGCGTACAACACGAGCGGGCTGGCGATTCCGGCGACTCCGATCCCGGAGCGCGGTGATCCAGGGACGTTGAGGGTTTTGCTTCCGAATGGAACGTACCGGCTGGTCGCGACGATGCAAGCGCGTGAGGGCACCATGGAGGGTGAGGCGCACGTGACCGTCGCGGGGCGCGACGTTGACGGCGTGTCGCTGCACTACAGCCAGGCTCCGCGACTGCCGGTTGAGTTAGCGGTGGAGCCTGGGGTGGCAACGGATAGCTTGACGATTCCAGCGGCTCGGTCGCTGGGGCTGATGTTAGTGTCGACGGTGACCAACGGCGACGGTGTGGAGCAGAATTTTCCGTTGACGAGCGCGCAGGGGCAGCCGGACGGCTTCGCGGTACCGGTGGGAAGCTATCGGCTGCAGGCTCGGGCGAACGGACAGTGGTATGTGACGGCGGCGGACTATGGCGGGACGAACCTGCTGACGGACAATCTGACGGTCGCTTTGGGCGGCGGAGCGCAGACGGTTCGGATACGGATCTCGAACCAGACGGCTGCGGTCTCGGGGTCGGTGATGTTGGGCGATCAGCCGGTGCAGGCGTTCTTGTACTTTGTGGCGACGAGTCCTTCGGCGACACCGGTGCTGATGTCACGAGGCAATGCAGATGGCACTTTCAACCGGGGGAATCTGCCGCCGGGAGATTATCGGGTTTTAGCGACGCAGCAAAAAGTGCAGGCGGACCTCCGGGATCCAGCGACGATCTCGCGGTTTCTGGGCAAGGTGCAGACGGTGACGTTGACGGCGGGCGCGACCCAGACGCTCACCCTGCAGGCGGTGGGCGCGTTGGAGATGCCGCAATGAAGGCGCTCTTGCTGATCGCGTTGTTGTTCGGACAGTTCCCTTTCGCGCAGGGGCAGGGAACGAAAGTCGCGGTTCATTTTCGGATTACGGGGACGGCGCTGAACGACCGCAATGGAGAGCCGATTCCCTTTTGCCACATGAGCGCTTCTTTGATCGTTGCGGCACGTCCGGGCCAGGGATTTGGACAGCGGCCAGGGGAGGAAGGTGGCGGCAGGTTCGGACGTGGGCAGGACGCCGTCGAAGCGGATGCCGATGCGCGTGGGCGTTTTGCGCTGGAGGTTCCGTCGGAGGGTAAGTATCGCCTGAGTGGGAGCGCTAAGGGGTTCCGGGTGCAGTTTTATGAGGCGCATGGAGCCTTCTCGACGGCGGTGGTACTGACGAAGGCGGCTCCGGTACATACGGTGGTGTTTCGGGCGAGTTCGGACGCGACGATCAGCGGCGAGGTGACGGACGAGGCGGGTGAGGCTGTCCGGAGTGCGCAGGTGAGGCTATATCTGGCTGCCGATCCGACGCGCACGGCGGAGGAGGCTCGGCTGCAGATGCGAAACGTGACCCAAACGGACGATCGTGGGCACTATGAGCTGACCGGATTGCAGGCGGGAAGCTATGAGGTGAGCGTGACGGGGCGGCCCTGGTACACGACGCAGAGCCCTCCGGCACAGGTCGTGAATGGAGTGGTTGTGCCGCCACTCGATCCCTCACTGGATGTGGTCTATCCGGTAATGTGGTTTCCGGGAACCGACGACGAGCGTTCCGCGGAGAAGATCGCGCTGAAATATGGGGAGAGGCGCCAGGTGGACTTTCGTCTGACTGCGATTCCGGCGGCTCACGTATTGTTGAGCGTTCCGGTGCAAACACCTGCTCCGGGAGGGGATGCGCGGGTACAGGGGTCTTACCAGGTTAGGCCGGTCATTCAGAG
This window harbors:
- a CDS encoding carboxypeptidase-like regulatory domain-containing protein codes for the protein MAQPLVLLMFLAVVVGGRAQTGTGGQRRTQTQTSSSQNITSPLSTTSGSTTDPFELRGRVLNARSNVPIARALVKLGQRAVLTNQDGVFTFPQVTSTAGTLVASKPGYYASPSGNDTYLPSQTFVPGTPVDLLVYPEALIAGTVANAAGEGLPNFTVTVRRSSYDENGHHWTQAGTARTDSAGAYRQAVPAGDYTVQARSNGRTRGDSEIYLPVSVPADSGSIADALHLRPGDQVQVNLRPESRKAYVVTLTSDSDATRGFPRLVAYNTSGLAIPATPIPERGDPGTLRVLLPNGTYRLVATMQAREGTMEGEAHVTVAGRDVDGVSLHYSQAPRLPVELAVEPGVATDSLTIPAARSLGLMLVSTVTNGDGVEQNFPLTSAQGQPDGFAVPVGSYRLQARANGQWYVTAADYGGTNLLTDNLTVALGGGAQTVRIRISNQTAAVSGSVMLGDQPVQAFLYFVATSPSATPVLMSRGNADGTFNRGNLPPGDYRVLATQQKVQADLRDPATISRFLGKVQTVTLTAGATQTLTLQAVGALEMPQ
- a CDS encoding carboxypeptidase-like regulatory domain-containing protein; the encoded protein is MKALLLIALLFGQFPFAQGQGTKVAVHFRITGTALNDRNGEPIPFCHMSASLIVAARPGQGFGQRPGEEGGGRFGRGQDAVEADADARGRFALEVPSEGKYRLSGSAKGFRVQFYEAHGAFSTAVVLTKAAPVHTVVFRASSDATISGEVTDEAGEAVRSAQVRLYLAADPTRTAEEARLQMRNVTQTDDRGHYELTGLQAGSYEVSVTGRPWYTTQSPPAQVVNGVVVPPLDPSLDVVYPVMWFPGTDDERSAEKIALKYGERRQVDFRLTAIPAAHVLLSVPVQTPAPGGDARVQGSYQVRPVIQRIGADGMVEGISMSMRGMGAGQTPQLDIGGLAPGTYRISEPAASINSPATFSVLHIGLAGSVSDTSMSVPEVPVVIRVDGDPTVTAGQVSLTDTTTGWTATRGRMMGVADSGVDPGGRGRRDGGGASDEVTIYAPAGSYEVTVAGRNSFLTGVTATGAQVTGRVVKIAEGSPHLTVHMAAGLASIDGTAMRQGKPSSGAMVLLVPATMGDPANLLFERRAQTATDGSFQMTNVMPGQYILLVIDHGWEVNWRDVGTLRPYLLQGEPLDLTASATVHPAVQAIAP